The following coding sequences are from one Leptospira mayottensis 200901116 window:
- a CDS encoding sodium-dependent bicarbonate transport family permease, translated as MDTHAILENVLNPPVLFFFLGMGVVFFKSDLVIPESLSKFFSMYLLFAIGFKGGHELSRTIFTQEHFFTLIACSIMAILVPIYAYFILKIKLDKHNAAALAGSFGSISAVTFVTAGAFLHNLKVEYGGFIVAGMALMESPAIVIAVVLDRLNKNKMNGGSRINWKALLHEALFGSSIYLLVGALIVGYITGDSGWKAEKVFADDLFKGILTFFLLDMGISAARRFKELAHVGLFLIVTAIVLMVVNATVGLILTKVIGMPVGDALMFVVLCASASYIAVPAAMKDMIPEANPSIYLTVALSIVFPINIIAGIPLYYYFVTLT; from the coding sequence ATGGACACGCATGCAATTTTAGAAAATGTATTAAATCCACCGGTATTGTTTTTCTTTCTCGGTATGGGTGTGGTTTTTTTCAAATCAGACTTGGTTATCCCCGAATCACTGTCTAAGTTCTTTTCAATGTATCTTCTTTTTGCCATTGGCTTTAAGGGTGGGCACGAGTTGTCCAGAACCATATTCACCCAAGAACATTTTTTTACTCTAATTGCTTGTTCGATTATGGCCATTTTGGTTCCTATATACGCGTACTTCATTTTGAAAATTAAACTTGATAAACATAATGCCGCCGCTTTGGCCGGTTCTTTCGGATCTATCAGTGCGGTTACTTTCGTAACCGCGGGCGCGTTCTTACACAATCTCAAAGTCGAATACGGTGGCTTTATCGTTGCGGGCATGGCTTTGATGGAGTCTCCTGCAATCGTAATTGCGGTGGTTTTGGATCGTTTGAACAAAAATAAAATGAATGGTGGAAGCAGAATTAATTGGAAAGCATTGTTACACGAGGCTCTTTTTGGTTCTTCGATTTATCTTCTGGTTGGAGCGTTGATCGTAGGTTATATCACAGGCGATTCCGGTTGGAAGGCTGAGAAGGTATTTGCGGATGATTTATTTAAAGGAATTCTTACATTCTTTCTTTTGGATATGGGAATTTCCGCGGCTCGTAGATTCAAAGAACTCGCTCATGTTGGACTCTTTTTGATTGTAACGGCTATTGTTTTGATGGTCGTAAATGCAACAGTAGGTTTAATTCTTACTAAAGTTATTGGAATGCCTGTTGGAGACGCTCTCATGTTTGTTGTTCTTTGTGCTTCCGCTTCTTATATTGCGGTGCCTGCCGCTATGAAAGATATGATTCCCGAAGCGAACCCGAGTATTTATCTTACAGTCGCACTTTCTATCGTATTTCCGATTAACATAATTGCCGGTATTCCGCTCTATTATTATTTCGTGACTTTAACTTAA
- a CDS encoding helix-turn-helix domain-containing protein: MYKNLNFKTFILMFGIFISFSSIFAHTEPVVLLNQDTSSKNISSLIEYRYRDQKFAGCSPNHIDGLEDLEWHSISTDVLRVKRTSFGNWLRFSVQNSESTIQNRILLLGWLNVPDTQLCFFDKNGKFVSVKSGYSNSTTDEKILTTLPHFRIDLQPNENRIFYLFVLSNEDINYRIRIMGLEEFELHKRLKFITSYSIAGIIGFAVLYSFFGYYRFKNSIFIFFPLYVLSVILTFYFLHGRTFAEIFGNTNNLFRHSYFLFLGISYVFLFLYLFAIDKANQKKVYRSVFFWIAGALGILYSLIPLLQSWYDHRILLLVATAGLSFFYFIRVHYQFFGSNSSIGLLYTTSWAIFLVLDTYKTIFHFDFYPFNYFSVFGVVFFFPFHSILVSFSLNEFFNRKKNQEIEEKESAQTRKSITSSLNVNEVIRNIKDLLEKKKVFLQKSLKEENIAKELGLSLHQLSEIVNVEFGNNFPSLINQYRIEEAKKLLLDHPEKTTSEIGGRAGFSSKSTFYMEFKKFTGTNPNAYRRKKLKSEAVFSKKFRKL, from the coding sequence ATGTATAAGAATCTAAATTTTAAAACTTTCATTCTGATGTTTGGAATTTTTATTTCTTTTTCTTCAATTTTCGCACATACCGAACCTGTAGTATTACTCAATCAAGATACTTCTTCAAAAAACATCAGTTCTCTTATCGAATACCGATATAGGGATCAAAAATTTGCGGGTTGTTCCCCAAATCATATTGATGGGCTAGAAGATTTAGAATGGCATTCGATTTCAACCGACGTCCTCAGAGTGAAAAGAACTTCTTTCGGAAATTGGTTACGCTTCAGCGTTCAAAATTCTGAATCTACAATTCAGAATAGAATTCTCTTACTTGGCTGGTTGAACGTTCCCGATACTCAACTTTGTTTTTTTGATAAAAACGGAAAATTCGTCTCTGTAAAATCAGGTTATTCAAATTCTACAACGGATGAAAAGATTCTCACAACCTTACCACATTTTAGGATAGATCTGCAGCCAAACGAAAATAGAATTTTTTATCTTTTCGTGTTATCAAACGAAGATATCAATTATCGAATCCGGATTATGGGTTTAGAAGAATTCGAACTTCACAAAAGGCTTAAATTCATTACTTCCTATTCGATCGCTGGAATCATTGGATTTGCGGTTCTCTATTCTTTTTTCGGTTATTACCGATTCAAGAATTCGATTTTTATTTTTTTCCCGTTATACGTACTTTCAGTCATCCTCACTTTCTACTTTCTTCATGGGCGCACTTTTGCAGAAATTTTCGGAAATACAAATAATCTATTTCGGCATAGCTATTTCTTATTTCTCGGAATTTCTTACGTGTTTTTATTTTTATATCTGTTCGCAATCGACAAGGCCAATCAGAAGAAAGTTTATCGCTCGGTGTTCTTTTGGATTGCAGGAGCATTGGGAATCTTATATTCTCTTATTCCTCTTCTACAATCTTGGTATGACCATAGAATTCTTCTTTTAGTCGCGACCGCCGGTCTTTCCTTTTTTTACTTTATTCGAGTTCACTATCAATTCTTTGGTTCCAATTCTTCAATCGGATTACTTTACACAACGTCTTGGGCGATATTTCTTGTTTTGGACACATATAAAACGATCTTTCATTTTGATTTTTATCCGTTTAATTATTTTTCGGTGTTTGGAGTCGTATTCTTTTTTCCTTTCCATTCGATTTTAGTAAGTTTTTCGTTGAACGAGTTTTTCAATCGAAAAAAAAACCAAGAAATAGAGGAAAAAGAATCCGCACAGACTAGAAAATCAATTACAAGTTCCTTAAATGTAAACGAGGTCATTCGGAATATTAAGGATCTTTTAGAAAAGAAGAAAGTTTTTCTTCAAAAATCATTGAAAGAAGAAAACATAGCAAAAGAACTCGGATTAAGTCTTCACCAACTTTCAGAAATCGTCAACGTAGAGTTTGGAAACAATTTTCCCTCCCTAATCAATCAATATAGGATCGAAGAAGCTAAAAAACTTCTTTTAGATCATCCAGAAAAAACAACTTCGGAAATCGGGGGCCGCGCCGGATTCAGCTCCAAATCCACGTTCTATATGGAATTTAAAAAGTTCACCGGAACCAATCCGAATGCCTACCGTAGAAAAAAACTCAAAAGCGAAGCTGTTTTCAGCAAAAAATTTAGAAAATTATAA
- the purT gene encoding formate-dependent phosphoribosylglycinamide formyltransferase produces the protein MKKKILLLGSGELGKEFVIAAQRLGQYVIAVDSYDGAPAMQVAHEKEIINMLDGNLLDQVVKKHKPDLIVPEIEAIRTERFYEYEKQGYQIVPSAKAANFTMNRKSIRDLAAKDLKLLTAKYLYASSEEELIKATEILGFPCVVKPLMSSSGKGQSVIKSSKDISKAWEASQTKGRTGTTEIIVEEFISFKSEITLLTVTQKNGKTLFCPPIGHRQERGDYQESWQPAEISEVQLKEAQKMAGMVTKELTGFGIWGVEFFLTEDQVYFSELSPRPHDTGMVTLAGTQNFNEFELHIRAILGIPISEITQERKGASAVILASTDGKIPEIKGLDIASEMPESDFRIFGKPITRPYRRMGVALSYSTKGEATSSLLKRAILLASKIKVD, from the coding sequence ATGAAAAAGAAAATTCTCCTTTTAGGATCCGGGGAACTCGGTAAAGAATTTGTCATCGCGGCGCAAAGACTAGGACAATATGTAATTGCCGTCGATTCTTACGACGGCGCGCCTGCCATGCAGGTTGCTCATGAAAAAGAAATCATCAACATGCTAGACGGGAACCTTCTGGATCAAGTCGTAAAAAAACATAAACCGGATCTGATCGTTCCCGAAATCGAGGCGATTAGAACCGAACGTTTCTACGAATATGAAAAACAAGGTTACCAGATAGTTCCCTCCGCTAAAGCCGCTAATTTTACAATGAACCGGAAATCAATCCGCGATTTGGCGGCAAAAGATTTAAAACTTCTTACTGCAAAATATTTATATGCTTCCTCGGAAGAAGAACTGATAAAAGCAACCGAAATATTAGGTTTTCCTTGTGTAGTTAAACCTCTGATGTCTTCTTCCGGAAAAGGACAGTCGGTTATCAAATCCTCAAAAGATATTTCCAAAGCATGGGAAGCTTCTCAAACTAAAGGCCGCACGGGTACTACGGAAATTATCGTGGAAGAATTCATTTCTTTCAAATCGGAGATCACACTTTTAACGGTTACACAGAAAAATGGCAAAACGCTTTTCTGTCCACCGATCGGCCATAGGCAGGAAAGAGGAGATTATCAGGAAAGTTGGCAACCGGCAGAAATTTCCGAAGTTCAATTGAAGGAAGCGCAAAAAATGGCGGGAATGGTAACAAAAGAACTGACAGGCTTCGGCATTTGGGGTGTGGAATTTTTTTTAACCGAAGACCAAGTCTATTTTTCGGAACTTTCTCCAAGACCGCATGATACCGGTATGGTTACGTTAGCCGGAACACAAAACTTCAACGAGTTTGAGCTTCATATTCGTGCGATTTTAGGAATTCCGATTTCCGAAATCACTCAAGAAAGAAAAGGGGCAAGCGCCGTAATTCTTGCGAGCACGGACGGTAAAATTCCGGAAATAAAAGGATTAGATATCGCATCAGAAATGCCCGAATCAGATTTCAGAATTTTCGGAAAACCAATTACAAGACCTTACCGTAGGATGGGAGTCGCCCTTTCCTATTCCACAAAAGGAGAAGCTACCTCCTCTCTTCTTAAACGTGCGATTCTTTTGGCTTCTAAAATTAAAGTTGATTAA
- a CDS encoding 1-acyl-sn-glycerol-3-phosphate acyltransferase: protein MEEIKSSAIISANIAVLGGGPMGIYLSTYLSPKAEEIFLWYDDRKKAAKIEKERIASVLEDSIALPENVHVKSEFDFLKNGSWILVIAVPSRLMEGILDELIKILDKSSPHYVFAFTKGLLSISTRKKTNCITYSEYIHKLSVMGELKNVEYTAVNGPNILGELKRGHHSFYCLASSGTQSVEIFEALFGDSRSHTKTYEDLMGLEVFGVMKNPIAIACGIASGIPECGSNFEGELISLGYSEIITLLETLGIPTRPVQEYGLADLIASCTSRYSRNKAYGHRFVHKLISGEDRPNLIERIELFFNPAEFIQKEVSQSESHVEGAFALASIISLAEEKNVDIPLYSILFQILTRKVSPTELIRFVSKSTTDEVRHISKTTTKRSGLGMASGKKFQEALSKNVLRHINSQPGMTDRIVKQSSLLVKSLEKRYTEAKESKDITDLLQIPKEIQLWNEVEKKFQEKGNKDLTKILDFYVSEIADDYKPFLRDTLINLIIPIRYILNGFKSGTGLPKIGGCVKEVKALASRYDILYTPTHRSHLDSIEVAFGLKWLGLPVPRYAADKKVMATPGLANVLKSLGAYMVDRKRNRNILYLECLTQYSTMMLEAGIPTLVYPEGTRSRTGGILPIKTGILSTSVEAYKHTGSEVIVVPIVLSYENVPEDEEFCGKDKKSGFKDFFYKRKEVYMDLCEPIPVSRYIHEEDPVGVIGFEITQGWRKYRRILPNQLVARLIVETGTEVKMNELRNLIKETILIKKGNYLIRDSDEILKRGLKILKQRKIVFLENESVKVLDHNLIQYYANMCTDESS from the coding sequence ATGGAAGAAATAAAATCATCCGCAATTATATCTGCTAATATCGCAGTTTTAGGAGGCGGACCGATGGGGATCTATCTCTCCACGTATCTTTCTCCTAAGGCAGAAGAAATTTTTCTTTGGTACGATGATCGGAAAAAAGCCGCAAAAATCGAAAAAGAAAGAATAGCCTCGGTTCTTGAAGATTCAATCGCACTTCCTGAGAATGTTCATGTCAAAAGCGAATTTGACTTTTTAAAAAACGGTTCTTGGATCCTTGTGATAGCGGTGCCTTCGAGATTGATGGAAGGAATTTTAGACGAATTGATCAAAATTTTGGATAAAAGTTCTCCCCATTATGTCTTTGCGTTTACGAAAGGACTTTTATCTATCTCCACAAGAAAAAAAACAAATTGCATTACATATTCTGAATATATCCATAAACTTTCCGTTATGGGAGAATTAAAAAATGTCGAATACACCGCCGTTAACGGCCCGAATATTTTGGGAGAATTAAAGCGGGGCCATCACAGTTTTTATTGTTTGGCTTCTTCTGGAACTCAATCGGTGGAAATTTTTGAAGCGTTATTTGGCGATTCTCGTAGTCATACCAAAACATACGAAGATCTGATGGGTTTAGAGGTGTTCGGAGTGATGAAAAATCCGATCGCAATCGCTTGCGGAATCGCTTCGGGAATTCCCGAGTGCGGAAGTAATTTCGAAGGAGAATTGATCAGTCTCGGTTATTCGGAAATTATCACTCTTTTGGAAACGCTCGGAATTCCTACCAGACCCGTACAAGAATATGGTCTTGCAGATTTGATTGCTTCTTGCACTTCCCGTTATAGTCGAAACAAGGCATACGGTCATCGATTTGTACATAAATTAATTTCCGGAGAAGACCGGCCTAATCTGATTGAAAGAATCGAATTGTTTTTTAATCCTGCTGAATTTATTCAAAAAGAAGTCAGTCAAAGCGAAAGTCACGTAGAAGGGGCTTTTGCACTTGCTTCGATTATTTCTTTGGCAGAGGAAAAGAATGTTGATATTCCACTCTATAGTATTCTTTTTCAAATACTTACCAGAAAGGTTTCTCCGACAGAATTAATTCGTTTCGTTTCCAAGTCTACTACCGACGAGGTTCGTCACATTTCTAAAACCACCACAAAGCGCTCCGGTTTAGGGATGGCTTCCGGTAAAAAGTTTCAGGAAGCGTTGAGTAAAAATGTATTAAGGCATATCAACAGTCAACCGGGAATGACGGATCGTATTGTTAAACAATCCTCGCTTCTTGTGAAGTCATTGGAAAAAAGGTATACAGAAGCGAAAGAATCCAAGGATATTACGGATCTTTTACAGATTCCAAAAGAGATACAACTCTGGAACGAGGTAGAAAAGAAGTTTCAGGAAAAGGGAAATAAGGATTTAACAAAAATATTAGATTTTTATGTTTCCGAAATTGCGGATGATTACAAGCCGTTTTTGCGCGATACACTCATAAATCTGATCATCCCGATTCGTTACATTTTAAATGGCTTTAAATCGGGAACTGGATTGCCTAAGATTGGCGGTTGTGTCAAGGAAGTGAAAGCTCTTGCTTCGAGATACGATATTCTTTATACACCGACTCACAGATCTCATTTGGATTCGATAGAAGTTGCTTTCGGTTTGAAATGGCTCGGACTTCCAGTACCACGATACGCCGCTGATAAAAAGGTAATGGCTACCCCTGGACTTGCTAACGTATTGAAGTCCCTCGGTGCTTACATGGTGGATAGAAAAAGAAATCGGAATATTCTATATTTGGAATGTTTGACTCAGTATTCTACGATGATGTTGGAGGCTGGAATTCCAACTTTAGTGTATCCGGAAGGAACCCGTTCTCGAACGGGGGGAATCCTTCCGATTAAAACCGGAATTTTATCCACTTCCGTAGAGGCCTATAAACATACTGGTTCTGAAGTCATCGTAGTTCCGATTGTGTTATCTTATGAAAACGTTCCGGAGGATGAAGAGTTTTGCGGAAAAGATAAAAAGTCCGGCTTTAAAGATTTTTTCTATAAGAGAAAGGAAGTGTACATGGATCTTTGTGAACCGATTCCAGTTTCAAGATATATACACGAAGAAGATCCGGTGGGGGTGATCGGATTTGAAATTACACAAGGTTGGAGAAAATACAGGAGAATTTTACCGAATCAACTTGTCGCACGTTTGATCGTGGAAACGGGAACAGAAGTAAAGATGAACGAGTTGAGAAATTTAATTAAGGAAACGATTCTGATTAAAAAAGGAAATTATCTCATTCGAGATTCCGACGAAATTTTAAAACGAGGGCTTAAGATTTTAAAACAAAGAAAGATAGTATTTTTGGAGAATGAGAGCGTAAAGGTATTGGATCATAATCTGATCCAATACTATGCGAATATGTGTACGGACGAATCATCTTAA
- a CDS encoding LIC13411 family adhesin has protein sequence MTLSNATKKYNGFLLFFLFLSYLLISSINCATYFQNRKNDLKDILTLGVETPGYGAGLRIGPLAAGFVFQGGESAPGKRDLGKGYGLRSGYFGLYRSQQLIFGILGGDTFFPLEVETQTSETEETSETISPETAEELKSLENSKIPGDLVPEFLNERYNIKSQKLRYLSFYNIPTAERRKRKKEEFYKRFIEEQSFDRNDPAVQNALQTFNKRKDGYPKSFLYQIEIYLGIYVGLRIGFNPAELLDFLVGLAGLDLLEDDTVD, from the coding sequence GTGACTTTATCGAATGCCACAAAAAAATATAACGGATTCTTACTTTTTTTCCTATTCTTAAGTTACCTTCTTATCAGCTCTATAAATTGTGCCACATACTTTCAAAACAGAAAAAACGATCTGAAAGATATCCTTACCTTGGGAGTGGAAACTCCAGGTTACGGCGCAGGACTTAGAATCGGCCCTTTAGCAGCGGGTTTCGTTTTTCAAGGCGGAGAATCCGCCCCAGGTAAAAGAGATTTAGGCAAAGGTTACGGACTCCGGAGCGGTTATTTTGGTTTATACCGGTCTCAACAACTGATTTTCGGAATTTTGGGAGGTGATACTTTTTTCCCTTTGGAAGTAGAAACACAAACGTCCGAAACGGAAGAAACATCCGAAACAATTTCTCCAGAAACTGCAGAAGAATTAAAAAGCCTGGAGAACTCAAAAATACCAGGCGATCTGGTCCCCGAGTTCTTAAATGAAAGATACAACATCAAAAGTCAAAAACTCCGCTATCTTTCGTTTTACAATATTCCCACAGCGGAAAGACGAAAGAGAAAAAAGGAAGAATTTTACAAAAGATTCATAGAAGAACAAAGTTTCGATCGAAATGATCCCGCAGTACAAAACGCATTACAAACTTTTAATAAAAGAAAAGACGGTTATCCGAAAAGTTTTCTTTATCAGATCGAAATCTATTTAGGTATTTATGTGGGGCTTAGAATTGGATTTAATCCCGCAGAACTTCTCGACTTTTTAGTCGGACTAGCGGGATTAGATTTATTAGAAGACGATACTGTAGATTAA
- a CDS encoding LIC13410 family lipoprotein — translation MKKILSTFSILVFILVLSFCSSENKKQPTRQEFQPNSDIRMFEVGMIKEGDKRIKAEAVLGTPSVELNTQDGAILEWYLVSTDYQKNSYRTLTEKPETILEDTKFIRLTIDKKGVIKKMEYKL, via the coding sequence GTGAAAAAAATACTTTCAACGTTTTCGATTTTAGTTTTTATCTTGGTTCTTTCCTTTTGCAGTTCTGAAAATAAAAAGCAACCTACGAGACAAGAGTTTCAGCCTAATTCCGATATTAGGATGTTCGAAGTAGGAATGATAAAGGAAGGAGACAAACGGATTAAAGCAGAAGCCGTTTTGGGAACTCCATCGGTGGAACTGAATACGCAAGACGGCGCGATTTTAGAATGGTATTTGGTTTCTACTGATTATCAAAAAAATTCTTATAGGACTTTGACTGAGAAACCCGAAACGATATTGGAAGATACGAAGTTCATCAGACTTACGATCGATAAGAAAGGCGTGATCAAAAAGATGGAATATAAACTCTGA
- a CDS encoding NAD-dependent epimerase/dehydratase family protein — protein MNDKGNFIKTVLLTGGSGSLGLVLLPELVKNYRVVCIGRKLSSFPDSIRFHSNFVFYEVDLENDPEFSINEKPEFIIHLAGKVSGQASSLEEYKRGNELSTQKILRFASKSRTTKILFSSSSSVYGFSNQPVTETSVLNGNTFYAISKIECESLVRKSKNPFVILRIASVYGPTSKSFLNKLLKLFQYGVLLYSGNPNFKKSMVHSSDVVAIILDILKKWNKVSGKIFNVAYPRALSSKDIEILFLKLKPGKFFFRLKLKGLILFLFNLANSLLSNIFKKKVNLEYIQESSIVISDLIQKELGFQFKMDFEEGIQSVVNNTI, from the coding sequence ATGAACGATAAAGGGAACTTTATAAAAACCGTCTTATTAACCGGCGGCAGCGGTTCTTTGGGTCTGGTACTTCTTCCAGAATTAGTTAAAAATTACAGAGTAGTTTGCATAGGAAGAAAACTTTCTTCCTTTCCCGATTCGATTCGATTCCATTCCAATTTTGTTTTTTACGAAGTTGATCTTGAAAACGATCCGGAATTTTCCATCAACGAAAAACCAGAATTTATCATTCATCTTGCAGGTAAGGTAAGTGGCCAAGCGTCTTCTTTGGAAGAATACAAAAGAGGAAACGAACTTTCGACCCAGAAGATTCTTCGATTCGCTTCTAAAAGTCGAACGACCAAGATTTTATTTTCGAGTTCTTCCTCCGTCTACGGTTTTTCAAATCAACCCGTTACTGAAACTTCGGTGCTAAATGGAAATACTTTTTACGCCATTTCAAAAATAGAATGCGAATCTCTTGTACGAAAATCCAAAAATCCTTTTGTGATTCTCAGAATCGCATCTGTCTACGGACCCACTAGTAAAAGTTTTTTGAATAAACTTTTAAAACTATTTCAATACGGAGTTCTTCTCTATTCCGGAAATCCAAACTTTAAAAAATCTATGGTTCATTCTTCCGATGTTGTCGCAATTATTTTGGATATATTAAAAAAATGGAATAAAGTATCCGGCAAAATATTCAATGTCGCATACCCAAGGGCATTATCTTCAAAAGACATCGAAATTCTTTTTTTAAAATTGAAACCTGGAAAGTTTTTTTTTAGATTAAAATTAAAGGGTTTAATTCTATTTCTATTTAACTTAGCCAACAGTTTATTGTCTAATATTTTTAAAAAGAAAGTCAACTTAGAATATATTCAAGAGTCTTCGATCGTAATTTCGGACCTCATTCAAAAAGAATTAGGTTTTCAATTTAAAATGGATTTTGAAGAAGGGATTCAAAGTGTTGTAAACAACACGATTTAA
- a CDS encoding MarR family winged helix-turn-helix transcriptional regulator, producing the protein MSTKDLFLENQICFPLYACSRALTSLYRPILDQLGLTYPQYLVLLVLWKGDGCSVKEIGKKLYLDSGTLTPLLKRLEDYGLVVRKRSEEDERSVRVFLSLKGKKLKERAVGIPAKLLEILEVDKKSFTDLKNSLDRLLFILSDKIE; encoded by the coding sequence ATGAGTACGAAAGATCTTTTTTTAGAAAATCAAATTTGTTTTCCTCTTTATGCTTGTTCTAGGGCGCTAACCTCGCTCTATCGTCCTATATTAGACCAATTGGGCTTAACGTATCCTCAGTATCTCGTTCTTTTGGTATTATGGAAAGGAGATGGATGTAGCGTAAAAGAAATTGGGAAAAAATTATATTTGGATTCTGGAACTTTGACTCCTTTACTGAAACGTCTGGAGGATTACGGACTCGTTGTTAGAAAGCGTTCCGAAGAAGATGAACGTTCGGTGAGAGTTTTTCTTTCCTTGAAAGGAAAAAAATTAAAAGAAAGAGCGGTTGGTATCCCAGCTAAACTTCTTGAAATTTTAGAAGTTGATAAAAAAAGTTTTACCGATCTAAAGAATAGTTTGGATCGATTGTTATTTATCCTTTCCGATAAAATCGAATGA
- a CDS encoding glutathione peroxidase: protein MTQTLYDLTATLNGGKEQKLEDYKGKVLLIVNTASECAFTPQYAGLQSLYGKYKTEGLEILGFPCDQFKHQEPGSDETIKNFCQKNYGVEFPIFKKIDVNGDNAHPVFQFLRKKASGFFGNSIKWNFTKFLVDKQGNVIKRYSPITTPEKIEKVIQDLLKK, encoded by the coding sequence ATGACCCAAACATTATACGATTTAACAGCTACTTTGAACGGTGGTAAAGAGCAGAAATTGGAGGATTATAAGGGAAAAGTTCTCTTGATCGTAAATACTGCGAGTGAATGTGCTTTTACTCCTCAATATGCGGGTTTACAAAGTTTGTATGGTAAATACAAAACGGAAGGACTGGAAATTCTCGGATTTCCTTGCGATCAGTTCAAACATCAGGAACCAGGTTCGGATGAGACGATTAAGAATTTCTGTCAAAAAAACTATGGAGTTGAATTTCCGATTTTTAAAAAAATCGATGTGAACGGAGATAATGCTCATCCAGTGTTTCAGTTTTTGAGAAAAAAAGCTTCTGGATTTTTCGGAAACTCAATCAAATGGAATTTTACGAAATTCTTAGTAGATAAACAAGGAAACGTAATTAAACGTTATTCTCCCATTACCACACCAGAAAAGATTGAAAAAGTTATCCAGGACCTTTTAAAAAAATAA
- a CDS encoding type 1 glutamine amidotransferase domain-containing protein — protein MIPKYKILIPLPSADFDPSESSIPWKILKENGYEVFFATPNGKPGSADFRMLTGKGLGIWKPFLIAHKKARTAYDEMISDSHFQNPLSYKDLKTENFEGLILPGGHAPGMKEYLESKELQEFVGSFFATGKPLGAICHGVVLAARSKIPGTDQSILYGKKTTALLKSQEMAAWSLTRLWLGNYYRTYPQTVEEEVKSALRDPKDFYFGPKPIFRDNHKKLKRGHAITDGNYVSSRWPGDAHSFTISFMKLFPGRERKSS, from the coding sequence ATGATCCCTAAGTATAAAATTCTCATTCCCTTACCTTCCGCTGATTTTGATCCGTCTGAAAGCTCCATTCCTTGGAAAATTTTAAAGGAAAACGGCTATGAAGTATTCTTTGCAACCCCTAACGGTAAACCAGGATCGGCGGATTTTAGAATGCTCACCGGCAAAGGCTTAGGAATTTGGAAGCCTTTTTTAATTGCTCATAAAAAAGCGAGAACGGCCTACGATGAAATGATCTCCGACTCTCATTTTCAAAATCCCCTTTCTTATAAGGACTTAAAAACCGAAAACTTTGAAGGTCTGATTCTTCCCGGCGGACACGCCCCCGGAATGAAAGAATACTTGGAATCAAAAGAGTTGCAAGAATTCGTAGGTTCGTTTTTTGCAACTGGCAAACCTTTAGGAGCGATTTGTCATGGAGTCGTTTTAGCGGCTCGAAGTAAAATACCTGGAACGGATCAATCCATCCTTTATGGAAAAAAAACAACAGCACTTTTGAAATCGCAAGAGATGGCGGCTTGGAGTCTCACGAGACTTTGGCTGGGAAATTACTATCGAACTTATCCCCAAACCGTAGAAGAAGAAGTAAAATCGGCCTTAAGGGATCCGAAAGATTTTTACTTCGGTCCAAAACCGATTTTCAGAGACAATCATAAGAAACTGAAGAGAGGTCATGCAATTACAGACGGAAATTACGTTTCCTCACGATGGCCCGGAGACGCTCACTCTTTTACAATTTCTTTCATGAAATTATTTCCAGGTCGCGAGAGAAAAAGTTCGTAA